In Streptomyces ambofaciens ATCC 23877, a single genomic region encodes these proteins:
- a CDS encoding dihydroorotase codes for MSKTLIRGAKVLGGEPQDVLIDGGTVAEVGTGLSAEGAEVVEAGGKVLLPGLVDLHTHLREPGREDSETVLTGTRAAASGGYTNVFAMANTFPVADTAGVVEQVWRLGQESGYCDVQPIGAVTVGLEGSKLAELGAMHESAAGVTVFSDDGKCVHDAVIMRRALEYVKAFGGVVAQHAQEPRLTEGAQMNEGVVSAELGLGGWPAVAEESIIARDVLLAEHVGSRVHICHLSTAGSVEIVRWAKSRGIDVTAEVTPHHLLLTDELVRSYNPVYKVNPPLRTERDVLALREALADGTIDIVATDHAPHPHEDKDCEWAAAAMGMVGLETALSVVQETMVDTGLLDWAGVADRMSFKPAQIGQATGHGRPVSAGEPANLTLVDTAYRGQVDPAGFASRSRNTPYEGRELPGRVTHTWLRGKATLVDGKLT; via the coding sequence ATGAGCAAGACCCTGATCCGCGGTGCGAAGGTGCTCGGCGGCGAGCCGCAGGACGTACTGATCGACGGCGGTACCGTCGCCGAGGTCGGCACCGGCCTCTCCGCCGAGGGCGCCGAGGTCGTCGAGGCCGGCGGCAAGGTGCTGCTGCCGGGCCTGGTCGACCTCCACACCCACCTGCGCGAGCCCGGCCGCGAGGACTCCGAGACGGTCCTGACCGGCACCCGCGCGGCGGCGAGCGGCGGCTACACCAACGTCTTCGCCATGGCCAACACCTTCCCGGTCGCCGACACGGCCGGCGTGGTCGAGCAGGTCTGGCGGCTCGGCCAGGAGTCCGGCTACTGCGACGTGCAGCCCATCGGCGCCGTCACCGTCGGCCTGGAGGGCAGCAAGCTCGCCGAACTGGGCGCCATGCACGAGTCCGCGGCCGGCGTCACCGTCTTCTCCGACGACGGCAAGTGCGTCCACGACGCCGTGATCATGCGCCGCGCCCTGGAGTACGTGAAGGCCTTCGGCGGCGTCGTCGCCCAGCACGCCCAGGAGCCCCGGCTCACCGAGGGCGCCCAGATGAACGAGGGTGTCGTCTCCGCCGAGCTGGGCCTCGGCGGCTGGCCTGCCGTCGCCGAGGAGTCGATCATCGCGCGGGACGTGCTGCTCGCCGAGCACGTCGGCTCCCGCGTCCACATCTGCCACCTGTCGACGGCCGGCAGCGTCGAGATCGTCCGCTGGGCCAAGTCCCGCGGCATCGACGTCACCGCCGAGGTCACCCCGCACCACCTGCTCCTCACCGACGAGCTGGTCCGGTCGTACAACCCGGTCTACAAGGTCAACCCGCCGCTGCGCACCGAGCGCGACGTGCTCGCCCTGCGCGAGGCGCTCGCCGACGGCACCATCGACATCGTCGCCACCGACCACGCCCCGCACCCGCACGAGGACAAGGACTGCGAGTGGGCCGCCGCCGCCATGGGCATGGTGGGCCTGGAGACCGCGCTGTCGGTGGTCCAGGAGACCATGGTGGACACGGGCCTGCTGGACTGGGCCGGCGTCGCCGACCGGATGTCCTTCAAGCCCGCGCAGATCGGACAGGCCACCGGGCACGGCCGTCCCGTCTCGGCTGGTGAGCCCGCCAACCTCACCCTCGTCGACACGGCATACCGTGGCCAGGTGGACCCCGCGGGCTTCGCCTCGCGCAGCCGCAACACCCCCTACGAGGGGCGTGAGCTGCCGGGCCGTGTGACACACA
- a CDS encoding aspartate carbamoyltransferase catalytic subunit, producing the protein MQRHLISAADLTRDDAVLILDTAEEMARVADRPIKKLPTLRGRTVVNLFFEDSTRTRISFEAAEKRLSADVINFTAKGSSVSKGESLKDTAQTLEAMGVDAVVIRHGASGAPYRLATSGWIDAHVINAGDGTHQHPTQALLDAFTMRRRLVGRDAGLGKDLDGRRVTLVGDILHSRVARSNVDLLHTLGAEVTLVAPPTLLPVGVETWPCDVSYDLDSTLTKSDAVMLLRVQRERMNAAFFPTEREYSRRYGLDGDRMAKMPDHAIVMHPGPMVRGMEITAEVADSDRCTAVEQVTNGVSIRMAVLYLLLGGNEPAVTHARTTEEK; encoded by the coding sequence ATGCAGCGTCATCTCATCTCGGCCGCCGACCTCACCCGCGACGACGCCGTCCTGATCCTCGACACCGCCGAGGAGATGGCCCGGGTCGCGGACCGGCCGATCAAGAAACTGCCGACCCTGCGCGGCCGTACCGTCGTCAACCTCTTCTTCGAGGACTCGACCCGGACCCGGATCTCCTTCGAGGCGGCCGAGAAGCGCCTGTCGGCGGACGTCATCAACTTCACCGCCAAGGGATCGAGCGTCTCCAAGGGCGAGTCGCTCAAGGACACCGCGCAGACCCTGGAGGCCATGGGCGTCGACGCCGTCGTCATCCGGCACGGCGCCTCCGGCGCCCCCTACCGCCTGGCCACCTCCGGCTGGATCGACGCCCACGTCATCAACGCCGGTGACGGCACCCACCAGCACCCCACGCAGGCACTCCTGGACGCCTTCACCATGCGCCGCCGGCTGGTCGGCCGCGACGCCGGTCTCGGCAAGGACCTCGACGGCCGCCGCGTCACCCTGGTCGGCGACATCCTGCACAGCCGCGTCGCCCGCTCCAACGTCGACCTGCTGCACACCCTCGGCGCCGAGGTCACCCTCGTCGCCCCGCCCACGCTGCTGCCGGTCGGCGTCGAGACCTGGCCCTGCGACGTCTCCTACGACCTCGACTCCACCCTGACGAAGTCCGACGCGGTGATGCTGCTGCGCGTGCAGCGCGAGCGCATGAACGCCGCGTTCTTCCCCACCGAGCGCGAGTACTCCCGCCGCTACGGCCTCGACGGCGACCGCATGGCGAAGATGCCCGACCACGCCATCGTGATGCACCCCGGCCCGATGGTGCGCGGCATGGAGATCACCGCCGAGGTCGCCGACTCCGACCGCTGCACCGCCGTGGAGCAGGTCACCAACGGCGTCTCCATCCGGATGGCCGTCCTGTACCTGCTGCTCGGCGGCAACGAGCCCGCCGTCACCCACGCCCGCACCACCGAGGAGAAGTAA
- the pyrR gene encoding bifunctional pyr operon transcriptional regulator/uracil phosphoribosyltransferase PyrR yields the protein MDKHSRHDERDEPGTQADAQSDARPVLEGPDIARVLTRIAHEIVERAKGADDVVLLGIPTRGVFLARRLADKLEQITERKIPVGSLDITMYRDDLRMHPPRALARTEIPGDGIDGRLVVLVDDVLFSGRTIRAALDALNDIGRPRAVQLAVLVDRGHRELPIRADYVGKNLPTSLRETVKVQLAEEDGRDTVLLGAKPAAPGAHP from the coding sequence ATGGACAAGCACAGCAGGCACGACGAGCGTGACGAGCCGGGCACACAGGCCGACGCGCAGTCGGACGCGAGGCCCGTTCTCGAAGGGCCCGACATCGCGCGGGTCCTGACCCGCATCGCCCACGAGATCGTCGAACGCGCCAAGGGCGCCGACGACGTGGTGCTCCTCGGCATCCCGACCCGGGGCGTCTTCCTCGCCCGCCGGCTCGCCGACAAGCTCGAGCAGATCACCGAGCGCAAGATCCCGGTCGGATCGCTCGACATCACCATGTACCGCGACGACCTGCGCATGCACCCGCCGCGCGCGCTGGCCCGCACCGAGATCCCCGGGGACGGCATCGACGGCCGCCTGGTCGTCCTCGTCGACGACGTGCTCTTCTCCGGCCGGACCATCCGCGCCGCCCTGGACGCGCTGAACGACATCGGCCGCCCGCGCGCGGTGCAGCTGGCGGTCCTCGTCGACCGCGGCCACCGTGAACTGCCCATCCGCGCCGACTACGTCGGCAAGAACCTCCCGACGTCGCTGCGGGAGACGGTCAAGGTCCAGCTCGCCGAGGAGGACGGTCGCGACACCGTGCTGCTCGGTGCCAAGCCGGCCGCCCCGGGCGCCCACCCGTAG
- the bldD gene encoding transcriptional regulator BldD, with protein MSSEYAKQLGAKLRAIRTQQGLSLHGVEEKSQGRWKAVVVGSYERGDRAVTVQRLAELADFYGVPVQELLPGTTPGGAAEPPPKLVLDLERLATVPAEKAGPLQRYAATIQSQRGDYNGKVLSIRQDDLRTLAVIYDQSPSVLTEQLISWGVLDADARRAVASHEEL; from the coding sequence ATGTCCAGCGAATACGCCAAACAGCTCGGGGCCAAGCTCCGGGCCATCCGCACCCAGCAGGGCCTTTCCCTCCACGGTGTCGAGGAGAAGTCACAGGGCCGCTGGAAGGCCGTCGTGGTCGGCTCGTACGAGCGCGGTGACCGTGCCGTGACCGTGCAGCGCCTCGCCGAGCTGGCGGATTTCTACGGCGTCCCCGTCCAGGAGCTGCTGCCGGGCACCACCCCCGGCGGTGCCGCCGAGCCGCCGCCGAAGCTGGTCCTGGACCTGGAGCGGCTGGCCACGGTGCCGGCCGAGAAGGCGGGCCCGCTGCAGCGGTACGCGGCCACGATCCAGTCGCAGCGCGGTGACTACAACGGCAAGGTGCTCTCGATCCGCCAGGACGACCTGCGCACGCTCGCCGTCATCTACGACCAGTCCCCCTCGGTCCTCACCGAGCAGCTCATCAGCTGGGGCGTCCTGGACGCGGACGCGCGCCGCGCGGTGGCGTCCCACGAGGAGCTCTGA
- the nusB gene encoding transcription antitermination factor NusB: protein MAARNTARKRAFQILFEGDQRGADVLTVLADWVRHSRSDTRQPPVSEYTMELVEGYAGRAKRIDELIAQYSVGWTLDRMPVVDRNILRLGAYELIWMDATPDAVVLDEMVQLAKEFSTGESPAFVNGLLGRLKDLKPSLRRDDES, encoded by the coding sequence GTGGCTGCCCGCAACACGGCCCGCAAGCGCGCCTTCCAGATCCTCTTCGAGGGCGATCAGCGCGGCGCCGACGTCCTGACGGTGCTCGCCGACTGGGTGCGGCACTCCCGGTCCGACACCCGGCAGCCGCCGGTGAGCGAGTACACGATGGAGCTGGTCGAGGGCTACGCCGGGCGCGCCAAGCGCATCGACGAGCTCATCGCCCAGTACTCGGTCGGCTGGACGCTGGACCGCATGCCGGTCGTCGACCGCAACATCCTGCGTCTCGGCGCGTACGAGCTGATCTGGATGGACGCGACCCCGGACGCCGTCGTCCTGGACGAGATGGTGCAGCTGGCGAAGGAGTTCTCCACGGGCGAGTCGCCCGCGTTCGTCAACGGCCTGCTCGGCCGGCTGAAGGATCTCAAGCCCTCGCTGCGTCGCGACGACGAGAGCTGA
- the efp gene encoding elongation factor P: MASTNDLKNGMVLKLEGGQLWSVVEFQHVKPGKGPAFVRTKLKNVLSGKVVDKTFNAGVKVETATVDKRDMQFSYMDGEYFVFMDMETYDQLHVDRKAVGDAANFLIEGFTATVAQHEGEVLFVELPAAVELVVQETEPGVQGDRSTGGTKPAVLETGHQINVPLFITTGEKIKVDTRTSDYLGRVNS; this comes from the coding sequence GTGGCTTCCACGAACGACCTCAAGAACGGCATGGTGCTCAAGCTCGAAGGCGGCCAGCTCTGGTCCGTCGTCGAGTTCCAGCACGTCAAGCCCGGCAAGGGCCCGGCCTTCGTGCGCACCAAGCTCAAGAACGTGCTTTCCGGCAAGGTCGTCGACAAGACCTTCAACGCCGGCGTCAAGGTCGAGACGGCCACTGTCGACAAGCGTGACATGCAGTTCTCCTACATGGACGGCGAGTACTTCGTCTTCATGGACATGGAGACCTACGACCAGCTGCACGTCGACCGCAAGGCCGTCGGCGACGCCGCCAACTTCCTGATCGAGGGCTTCACCGCCACCGTCGCCCAGCACGAGGGCGAGGTGCTCTTCGTCGAGCTGCCGGCCGCCGTCGAGCTGGTCGTCCAGGAGACCGAGCCGGGCGTCCAGGGCGACCGCTCCACCGGCGGCACCAAGCCCGCCGTCCTGGAGACCGGTCACCAGATCAACGTCCCGCTCTTCATCACCACCGGTGAGAAGATCAAGGTCGACACCCGCACGAGCGACTACCTCGGCCGGGTGAACAGCTAA
- a CDS encoding aminopeptidase P family protein — protein MSEVYAARRTRLRERCNAGGSAAALVSRPANVRYLAGAAPHGAVLLLGKTEDLLVCSGPPDDRPTQGRPDESLPVRALPGPGGDPAVSAAGLAAAQGAESLATEDHHLTVVRHRAMGSVAPRLRLTDLGQAVEQLRVVKDEEEISCLRIGAEIADQALGELLESILVGRTERHLALELERRLVDHGADGPAFPTSVGTGPNSGRRGHRPTDRRVEEGDFLSVCLGATYRGYRCEIGRTFVIGTSPADWQIELYDLVFSAQRAGREALAPGAACRDVDRAARQALDSAGYAENLPSLTGHGVGLEIDEDPQLAPAAMGKLDACVPVTVEPGVHLPGRGGVRIDDTLVVRPEADGGPELLTITTKELLAL, from the coding sequence ATGTCAGAGGTGTACGCGGCCCGCCGGACGCGCCTACGAGAACGCTGCAACGCGGGCGGCAGCGCGGCGGCGCTCGTCTCCCGGCCCGCCAACGTGCGCTATCTCGCGGGCGCCGCCCCGCACGGCGCCGTGCTGCTGCTGGGCAAGACCGAGGATCTGCTGGTCTGCTCCGGCCCACCGGACGACCGGCCCACGCAGGGCCGGCCGGACGAGTCCCTCCCGGTGCGCGCGCTGCCCGGACCCGGCGGCGATCCGGCCGTCTCGGCCGCCGGCCTCGCCGCGGCCCAGGGCGCGGAGTCCCTCGCCACCGAGGACCACCACCTCACCGTCGTCCGGCACCGCGCCATGGGCTCGGTCGCACCCCGGCTGCGCCTGACCGACCTCGGCCAGGCGGTCGAGCAGCTCAGGGTCGTCAAGGACGAGGAGGAGATCTCCTGCCTGCGCATCGGCGCCGAGATCGCCGACCAGGCCCTCGGTGAACTCCTGGAGTCCATCCTGGTCGGCCGGACCGAGCGGCACCTCGCCCTGGAACTGGAGCGCCGCCTGGTCGACCACGGGGCCGACGGCCCCGCGTTCCCCACCTCCGTCGGCACCGGCCCGAACTCGGGGCGCCGCGGCCACCGGCCCACCGACCGGCGGGTGGAGGAGGGGGACTTCCTCTCCGTCTGCCTCGGCGCGACCTACCGTGGTTACCGCTGCGAGATCGGCCGTACGTTCGTCATCGGCACCTCGCCGGCCGACTGGCAGATCGAGTTGTACGACCTCGTCTTCTCCGCCCAGCGGGCCGGCCGGGAGGCCCTCGCACCGGGCGCCGCCTGCCGTGATGTGGACCGCGCGGCCCGCCAGGCACTGGACTCGGCCGGGTACGCGGAGAACCTTCCGAGCCTCACCGGTCACGGCGTCGGACTCGAAATCGACGAGGACCCGCAGTTGGCCCCCGCGGCCATGGGTAAACTGGACGCTTGTGTGCCGGTCACCGTCGAACCGGGGGTCCACCTCCCGGGCCGGGGCGGGGTCCGGATCGATGACACGCTCGTCGTGCGCCCCGAGGCGGACGGCGGACCCGAGCTACTCACCATCACGACCAAGGAGCTGCTCGCGCTCTAG
- a CDS encoding Pro-rich N-terminal domain-containing protein encodes MQHAVGSPLPPPHQPGHGPAVGWSPAAHHPGPHQGPAPVPPPAAPGYPMQAPPPVAPQQAAAPHRAPGPHQAAPVPPPPDTTGHVPLPPGGPVAVPPAAAPDPTTTTLAVLLIGPAGAGKTSVAKYWADHRRVPTAHISLDDVREWVRSGFADPQTGWNENSEAQYRLARRTCGFSARNFLANGISCILDDAVFPDRPVVGLGGWKRHVGPGLLPVVLLPGLDVVLERNAERSGNRRLTDEEVARIHGRMAGWYGSGLPIIDNSTLDVPETARILDEVLSRSIASPPTW; translated from the coding sequence ATGCAGCACGCAGTGGGTTCTCCGCTGCCGCCGCCCCATCAGCCGGGGCACGGACCGGCCGTCGGCTGGTCCCCGGCCGCGCACCACCCGGGCCCGCACCAGGGCCCCGCCCCCGTGCCGCCGCCCGCGGCGCCGGGCTACCCGATGCAGGCCCCGCCCCCGGTGGCGCCCCAGCAGGCCGCGGCCCCGCACCGGGCCCCGGGACCGCACCAGGCGGCGCCCGTCCCGCCCCCGCCGGACACCACCGGTCATGTACCGCTGCCGCCCGGGGGCCCCGTGGCCGTGCCCCCGGCCGCGGCCCCCGACCCCACGACGACCACCCTCGCGGTGCTGCTCATCGGACCCGCGGGCGCCGGCAAGACCAGCGTCGCCAAGTACTGGGCCGACCACCGCAGGGTCCCCACCGCGCACATCAGCCTCGACGACGTCCGCGAATGGGTCCGCTCCGGCTTCGCCGACCCCCAGACCGGGTGGAACGAGAACTCCGAGGCCCAGTACCGCCTCGCCCGCCGCACCTGCGGCTTCTCCGCACGCAACTTCCTCGCCAACGGCATCTCCTGCATCCTCGACGACGCCGTCTTCCCGGACCGCCCGGTCGTCGGACTCGGCGGCTGGAAGCGACACGTGGGCCCCGGCCTGCTCCCGGTCGTCCTCCTGCCGGGCCTGGACGTCGTCCTGGAGCGCAACGCCGAACGCAGCGGCAACCGCCGTCTCACCGACGAGGAGGTGGCCCGCATCCACGGCCGGATGGCCGGCTGGTACGGCTCGGGCCTGCCGATCATCGACAACTCCACCCTCGACGTGCCGGAGACGGCCCGGATCCTGGACGAGGTCCTGTCCCGTTCCATAGCGAGCCCGCCCACCTGGTGA
- the aroB gene encoding 3-dehydroquinate synthase, with translation MSEAVTRIQVGGTEGSDPYEVLVGRQLLGELGGLIGAQAKRVAVIHPEALAETGDALRADLAEQGYEAVAIQVPNAEEAKTAEVAAYCWKALGQSGFTRTDVVVGVGGGASTDLAGFVAATWLRGVRWIAVPTTVLAMVDAAVGGKTGINTAEGKNLVGSFHPPAGVLCDLAALDSLPVNDYVSGLAEVIKAGFIADPAILDLIESDPQAARTPAGPHTAELIVRSIRVKAEVVSSDLKEAGRREILNYGHTLGHAIEKNERYKWRHGAAVSVGMHFAAELGRLAGRLDDATADRHRSILGAVGLPLHYRHDQWPKLVENMKIDKKSRGDLLRFIVLDGLARPTVLEGPDPAVLLAAYGEVGE, from the coding sequence ATGAGCGAGGCAGTCACCCGGATCCAGGTCGGCGGCACCGAGGGGTCCGACCCCTACGAGGTCCTGGTGGGACGGCAGCTCCTGGGCGAGCTCGGCGGCCTGATCGGCGCCCAGGCCAAGCGGGTCGCGGTGATCCACCCCGAGGCCCTGGCCGAGACCGGCGACGCGCTGCGCGCCGACCTCGCCGAGCAGGGCTACGAGGCCGTCGCCATCCAGGTGCCCAACGCCGAGGAGGCGAAGACCGCCGAGGTCGCCGCCTACTGCTGGAAGGCGCTCGGCCAGTCCGGTTTCACCCGTACCGACGTCGTCGTCGGTGTCGGCGGCGGCGCCAGCACCGACCTGGCCGGATTCGTGGCCGCGACCTGGCTGCGCGGCGTGCGCTGGATCGCCGTCCCGACCACCGTGCTGGCCATGGTGGACGCGGCCGTCGGCGGCAAGACCGGCATCAACACCGCCGAGGGCAAGAACCTCGTCGGCTCCTTCCACCCGCCCGCCGGCGTCCTGTGCGACCTGGCGGCGCTGGACTCCCTCCCGGTCAACGACTACGTCTCGGGCCTCGCCGAGGTCATCAAGGCCGGCTTCATCGCCGACCCGGCGATCCTCGACCTGATCGAGTCCGACCCACAGGCCGCGCGCACCCCGGCCGGACCGCACACGGCCGAGCTGATCGTGCGCTCGATCAGGGTGAAGGCGGAGGTCGTCTCCTCCGACCTCAAGGAGGCCGGCCGCCGCGAGATCCTCAACTACGGACACACGCTCGGCCACGCCATCGAGAAGAACGAGCGCTACAAGTGGCGCCACGGTGCCGCGGTCTCGGTGGGCATGCACTTCGCCGCCGAACTGGGCCGCCTCGCGGGCCGGCTGGACGACGCCACCGCCGACCGCCACCGCAGCATCCTCGGAGCGGTCGGGCTGCCGCTGCACTACCGCCACGACCAGTGGCCCAAGCTCGTCGAGAACATGAAGATCGACAAGAAGTCCCGCGGCGACCTGCTGCGCTTCATCGTCCTGGACGGCCTCGCCAGGCCCACCGTGCTGGAGGGACCCGACCCGGCCGTCCTCCTCGCCGCCTACGGCGAGGTGGGCGAGTAG
- a CDS encoding shikimate kinase produces the protein MGVGKSTVGQLLAERLGVGYRDTDEDIVAGQGRTIADIFVDEGEAAFRALEKETVHRALAEHDGVLALGGGAILDADTRGLLAGQRVVYLSMDVEEAVRRTGLNAARPLLAVNPRRQWRELMEARRHLYEEVATVVVATDGRTPEEVTRAALDALELKEA, from the coding sequence ATGGGCGTCGGCAAGTCCACCGTGGGACAGCTCCTCGCCGAGCGGCTCGGCGTCGGCTACCGGGACACGGACGAGGACATCGTCGCCGGTCAGGGGCGCACCATCGCCGACATCTTCGTCGACGAGGGTGAGGCGGCCTTCCGGGCCCTGGAGAAGGAGACCGTGCACCGGGCGCTCGCCGAGCACGACGGCGTCCTCGCCCTCGGCGGCGGCGCGATCCTGGACGCGGACACCCGCGGCCTGCTCGCCGGGCAGCGTGTCGTGTACCTCTCGATGGACGTCGAGGAGGCCGTCAGGCGGACCGGTCTGAACGCCGCCCGCCCCCTGCTGGCGGTCAACCCGCGCAGGCAGTGGCGCGAGCTGATGGAGGCCCGCCGCCACCTCTACGAGGAGGTCGCCACGGTCGTCGTGGCCACGGACGGCCGTACGCCCGAAGAAGTCACCCGAGCCGCCCTGGACGCACTGGAGTTGAAGGAAGCATGA
- the aroC gene encoding chorismate synthase, with the protein MSRLRWLTAGESHGPALVATLEGLPAGVPITTDMVADHLARRRLGYGRGARMKFERDEVTFLGGVRHGLTLGSPVAVMVGNTEWPKWEQVMAADPVDPEVLAGLARNAPLTRPRPGHADLAGMQKYGFDEARPVLERASARETAARVALGAVARSYLKETTGVEIVSHVVELCSVKAPRGVYPTPGDVDKLDADPLRCLDADASKAMVAEVDQAHKDGDTLGGVVEVLAYGVPVGLGSHVHWDRRLDARLAAALMGIQAIKGVEVGDGFELARVPGSEAHDEIVNTPEGIRRVSGRSGGTEGGLTTGELLRVRAAMKPIATVPRALKTVDVTTGEEAAAHHQRSDVSAVPAAGIVAEAMVALVLADAVAEKFGGDSVAETRRNVTSYLDHLAIR; encoded by the coding sequence TTGAGCAGGTTGCGCTGGCTGACCGCGGGGGAGTCCCACGGTCCCGCACTCGTCGCGACGCTGGAGGGACTGCCCGCCGGCGTGCCGATCACCACGGACATGGTGGCGGACCATCTGGCGAGGCGGCGGCTCGGCTATGGACGCGGTGCGCGGATGAAGTTCGAGCGGGACGAGGTCACCTTCCTGGGCGGCGTCCGGCACGGCCTCACCCTCGGTTCCCCGGTCGCGGTCATGGTGGGCAACACCGAGTGGCCGAAGTGGGAGCAGGTCATGGCGGCCGACCCGGTCGACCCCGAGGTGCTCGCCGGCCTCGCCCGCAACGCCCCGCTGACCCGCCCCCGGCCCGGCCACGCCGACCTCGCCGGTATGCAGAAGTACGGCTTCGACGAGGCCCGTCCGGTGCTGGAGCGTGCCTCCGCCCGTGAGACGGCGGCCCGTGTCGCCCTGGGCGCGGTCGCCCGGTCGTACCTGAAGGAGACGACGGGCGTCGAGATCGTCAGCCATGTCGTCGAGCTGTGCTCCGTGAAGGCTCCGCGGGGTGTGTACCCCACGCCGGGCGACGTCGACAAGCTCGACGCCGACCCGCTGCGCTGCCTGGACGCGGACGCCTCGAAGGCGATGGTCGCCGAGGTCGACCAGGCGCACAAGGACGGCGACACGCTCGGCGGCGTCGTCGAGGTGCTCGCCTACGGCGTCCCCGTGGGCCTCGGCTCGCACGTGCACTGGGACCGCCGGCTGGACGCCCGCCTCGCCGCCGCGCTGATGGGCATCCAGGCGATCAAGGGCGTCGAGGTCGGCGACGGCTTCGAGCTGGCCCGGGTGCCCGGGTCCGAGGCGCACGACGAGATCGTCAACACGCCCGAGGGCATCCGGCGGGTCTCCGGCCGCTCCGGTGGCACCGAGGGCGGTCTGACCACCGGCGAGCTGCTGCGGGTGCGCGCCGCGATGAAGCCCATCGCCACCGTCCCCCGTGCCCTGAAGACCGTCGACGTCACCACCGGCGAGGAAGCCGCCGCCCACCACCAGCGCTCCGACGTCTCCGCGGTCCCGGCCGCCGGCATCGTCGCCGAGGCGATGGTCGCCCTGGTCCTGGCGGACGCGGTGGCCGAGAAGTTCGGCGGCGACAGCGTGGCCGAGACCCGCCGCAACGTCACCTCCTACCTCGACCACCTGGCCATCCGGTGA
- a CDS encoding shikimate dehydrogenase has translation MPARATERRRAAVLGSPIAHSLSPVLHRTAYAELGLEGWTYDRFDVDEAALPDFFEKLGPEWAGLSLTMPLKRAVIPLLDGISDTAASVDAVNTVVLTEDGRRTGDNTDIPGMVAALREHGVEKTETAAILGAGATASSALAALARICTGEITVYVRSEARAAEMRGWAARLDVGVRIADWADAEEALRAPLVVSTTPAGTTDALAAAVPEMPATLFDVLYDPWPTALAARWSAHGGAVVSGLDLLLHQAVLQVERMTGSSSVPLAAMRAAGERALAGG, from the coding sequence ATGCCAGCTCGGGCAACTGAGCGTCGTCGGGCAGCCGTGCTCGGCTCCCCGATCGCCCACTCCCTCTCCCCGGTACTGCACCGCACCGCCTACGCGGAGCTGGGCCTCGAAGGCTGGACCTACGACCGCTTCGACGTCGACGAGGCGGCGCTGCCGGACTTCTTCGAGAAGCTCGGCCCCGAATGGGCGGGGCTGTCGCTCACCATGCCGCTCAAGCGGGCGGTGATCCCGCTGCTCGACGGGATCAGCGACACGGCGGCCTCCGTGGACGCGGTGAACACCGTGGTCCTCACCGAGGACGGCCGAAGGACCGGCGACAACACCGACATCCCCGGCATGGTCGCCGCCCTGCGCGAGCACGGCGTGGAGAAGACCGAGACCGCCGCCATCCTCGGCGCCGGCGCCACCGCCTCCTCCGCCCTGGCCGCACTCGCCCGGATCTGCACCGGAGAGATCACCGTGTACGTGCGGAGCGAGGCACGCGCCGCCGAGATGCGGGGCTGGGCCGCGCGGCTGGACGTCGGCGTGCGCATCGCGGACTGGGCGGACGCCGAGGAGGCGCTGCGCGCCCCGCTGGTCGTGTCCACCACCCCGGCCGGCACCACCGACGCGCTCGCCGCCGCCGTACCCGAGATGCCCGCGACCCTCTTCGACGTGCTCTACGACCCGTGGCCGACCGCGCTCGCAGCCCGCTGGTCGGCTCACGGCGGCGCCGTCGTCAGCGGCCTCGACCTGCTGCTGCACCAGGCGGTGCTCCAGGTGGAGCGGATGACGGGCAGCTCGTCGGTACCGCTCGCGGCGATGCGGGCCGCCGGGGAGCGCGCGCTCGCCGGCGGCTGA